DNA sequence from the Halogranum gelatinilyticum genome:
ACGGGAGAGGAATTCTAGCTTTGAGCATCGGTACTCGCGTCCAAGGCGAGGTATCTCTGGCGTTCAATTTGGCAATTAGTTGAAAAAGAGTTCTCGTCCACCTCCCGCGCCTCTATTTTGACGAAAAGGGGGGTAGTGACCCCTCACTTCTCGAATGCCTCCACATAGGCACCCTCGCCGAGCAGCAGCTGAATCTCGTCGAAGCGTTCATACGGGTGATCGAAACCGTTTAGCTTGTACCGGGTACCCTTTTCCAGCTTGATATCTGGATCGTACACCACGAACGGCCGGACATCGTCACTCGATAGCGATCCGTCACGAAGCAGTCCCTTCTGGTACGGCTTGTGGCTAGCCAGGTCCTGAATGTGGGTCACCGTTGCGATGACGAACACGTTGTCACCGGAGCCGTCCATCTCGTTGAGCCGTGTCCGACCCTGTCGAACTGCCATCAGAACCACCCCCCACTGACAGTTATCTTTCCGTCGACCGGGTCATCACAGCGGGGGCAGGCATCGTGCTCAAACAGATCCACCAGACACCCACACTCACACCGTCGCATACTCGTCGTGTCCATCCGGTCGTGATCCGCATACAGCACGGTCACCACGTGCCACGCCTTCACCACCAGCAGCATGTCGTACTCAGCGTGGTAGAATGCCGTATCGCCGTCAACCAGCGAATCAACTTCAAAGGTATCGTGGATCGCGGCCGCCAGTGGTTCAGGCTCGTCAACGCGGACTCGCTTTTCCCACTGCTCAGCAGCGTGGTTCGTAATCGTCGGTAGGCAGTGCTCGAAGGTCAGGTTTTTCGTACTCATGATAATCTAGCTCTGATGCATCGTTCGTCGCCTGGACAGCGTTGCCACTCACCAGTAGACGAACAGCGCATCAATCTCGAGGGGGAAGTCGGTCCTCAAACCCCAACTCAACACGCGCTACTAATTGCTCTCCTGGAGCACTGTTGACGCGTTGTAGGGGTTCTCAGTGGGACCGTAGGTCCCTGAATCGAGTAAGAGTCTGCATCTCCGCTATGGCTGGAAGCCCAAAGGGGTTGAACGCGGGCGCGAATTCGCGCACGATACCATACGCTAAGCGAAGGAGCATCGCTTCGAATTGCAATGGTACTAATTCTCGTCGCCTAATGGCGACAATGCTCTCAAAGCAGTCGAATACGCTCCGAACCAAATGGTTCGATGCAGTTGTAGGGTCTGCTCCGGCCACTGGCCGTCACCGACCGTCTCCCTCACGTGATGGTATTGTTGCTGAAGGACATATAAAAGATAATCAATTTGTAAGTTATGTGTGAGTTACTGAATGATTTTGAAGGGTAGAAGGGGGGTAATCTCGATGACTTGCAGGTATATTAAAGAGAGGTGACACGGAACGCTGTAGCAGATGCGTCGGGTGGTTCGGGTTCCGAAACTGGACGACGAGGAAGCGGCTTATCGAGATAGATCCATAACGCACAGCCAGCAGACCTCGAAGGCAAACGATGAGCACCCGCCACTCGATTACCGAGCATCAGACGCGCCAGATGACGCTGCTGCAGATCTTCCGCCGGCATGGGACGTGGAACTCAGTCCGTGGTCAGTTGGCTACGAGCCGATTGGTGCAACGTCGATTGGGGTCGAAGCAGAGCGAAGGAAGGCCAGCCGGTTCGCTCGATTCAAAGTTCCTGAGACACGACTCGCACTGCATCAAGAAGGACGACACCCATCAGATGGAAACCAAGCATCCCGGTTAGCGACAATCGACAAGAAGCGGATTACGCAGGCCTACTGTAATCAGCTGGACGTTCCACGACACCTGCAAGCGGATGCAGTTCGCGGGATGTTACTATTAGATCTCACAGTATTCGGCAACCAGAAACGAATCGAGGGTATCGCGCTGCTGGTGATTGAGCTGATAGTCGATTACGAGCGCCGATATCGACGACGAGACGCAGAGGCTAGTCGGATGGCCGAAAATCCCAGATTCAAATATCTCATTCGATCGGCTGGCCTCGTTCCTGGGAAGATAAAGCTCGGTCGAAAAGTGAAATCTGAACTCATAGAGAAAGACTTCTTTGAATCCGATGCACCGGGGCTATCCCCACGGACAGCTGTAGGGCATGACAACCGATAGTACGACGAAAACCAGAGTTCACTGGTACTGAGATTTTCAAGTCAGCACCATTTCTCATAATGCGCTCGTTTGGGATTTCAGCAACGACTCAGACCATAGTCCCACAGAAACCCACCATATTATCTATATTTCTCTGAGAGAAGTGCGCAACCCTGTCTAAAATCCCGTCATGCACTTTTCAGAGCTTGTATCGCCTGATTTCGAGAGCGACGGGGAGATCATCTGCAGAGGCATCAAACGAGCCATCAATTTCCTTGGTTAGATGCTGCCCAAGCCTGCTCACACTAGAGCACCAATACCCCCGAAATCGAGTCTTTCACCCCACCGTCAAGCACAATTCTTCCCAACCACCGCATTTTCTGGTTCGTCGAGGACCCTATTACCGCCTGAGAACTGCCCGACACCTCTTTAAGCCAATCTGGGCTGGTCATAATCCACTCTGTACCTTCCAAATCATCCAAAGGAAGGCTAGGGTACACCGGTGCAAACGCCGCTGGCTCTCTCCGGCCGAAGGGCCATCAAACGACGACCGTCTCTAGCCAATATGTCAGAATTAACTCACTAGATGGGAGTGCGATCCGCGGTGGGGTTTGTCGCCCCCGAGAGGGGCGAGGGGGCCGTCGTAGGTACCCACTCAACAATCATGTCTTCCGAACACGAGCAACAGCAATCACGACTCTCTAGCGAGCAGGCTGAGCAACCGAGCGAAGAACCGTGGACAGATCTCGAACTGACGCTCCCGCACGGCAAAAGTCCGACTGGCATCGTCTCATTTGTCGAGTGCGCACTCGTCGAACTCACCCACGAAGACGTCGGAGCCGAGTTCGTCTCGACGAGCGTAGCAGGCGTGAAGCGGACACAGTTCATCGCCGTCGACGACATCGGTCAGCGGTTCAAGAAGCGGTATTTCGACGAGCGTCTCGGCTGGCACGAAACGACAGTCAGCCGTGAAGCGGTTCGTGAGGAGTTAGTCAATCGACTCACACAGCGGTCGTCACTGGGCAGTGGTGTGGGTCAGCATGGCGTCGTCGACGATCAAGACAAATTCAAGGTGATGCCCGTTCGGGAGCTGTGAATTCGGGAGTGACGTCTTAACCAACAATAGTACAAGATAATAACGCTTGTTGGTTAAGTTTGTGGTCCGCTGGTGGATTCCGCCCCGCACAAAGTCAAGAAACTATTCCTCGAAGTAAGAACTATATCCCGTGCCGCGCAAGAACGAGTATGTCCAACAGCGAGTCTCCAGGCGGCCCGCCCTCTTTCGAGGATGCGTTTCGTGGCGACGACGTTGAGCAACGCATCTACGGGACCATTCTCCAGACTCGCGAGCCGACGACAGCAAGCGCCATCGCCGACGTTGCCGACTGTGACCCGAAAACTGCTCGGAAATATCTGGGCTGGTTCAGTGAACTCGGTATCGTCACGCGCCACAACGGCCATCCGGCCACCTACGAGCGCAACGACGCCTACTTCGAGTGGCGGCGAATCAACCAGCTAGCGGCCGACCACTCCGTCGAAGACCTCCAGCAGCGCGTTCGGGAACTGA
Encoded proteins:
- a CDS encoding DUF7342 family protein, translated to MSNSESPGGPPSFEDAFRGDDVEQRIYGTILQTREPTTASAIADVADCDPKTARKYLGWFSELGIVTRHNGHPATYERNDAYFEWRRINQLAADHSVEDLQQRVRELSSRIEEYEDTYGAPTPAAVDAVDTAESSDDRTIDDVYGDLGDWATARDERTRYERARQQRASTETEQVSG